A single window of Methylobacterium nodulans ORS 2060 DNA harbors:
- a CDS encoding class I SAM-dependent methyltransferase yields the protein MTSSSAPLVRPNVTGHGVGQGVTLALDPPGRVSGRIRPGATQANRVTVLCDGRPWATVPVVTDASGASFACELPSVTEPTATAVEVRDGAVSLGEIRGQRVPRRNAHGLDAASVLAVYDRPLFSVPWLRFDGAHLVVSGSHLPPAGNPELLSVRFGDGVAYTFDYPLLSPEFANHFWYWPNAEHSNFVLIIDLPSCRAGSDPFQFEFVYPDMDCGSVLPAEHHRIGRRISIPPRLDMSICFPRDSTQLTRVQTWSDDQSVTFTGYNTFKALEALFAHYGVTRRPGVSILDWGCGHGRVTRHFIQNWPEARISGADIDAENAGWCRRHLNGSFSTVPLLPPTDLPGASFDGIFGVSVMTHLTAETQAVWLDEIARLLKPDGVPLITFAGPAAAAFSSVFRSRAWWQNWTGTGFDDAQHDPALDGKIEDNTYYRNTLHTAEYTRRVWSRHVDVVDIIPSAIGYQDMAVLRRKA from the coding sequence ATGACGAGTTCCTCTGCCCCCCTTGTGCGTCCCAACGTCACCGGACATGGCGTCGGACAGGGCGTCACGCTCGCTCTTGACCCGCCCGGTCGCGTCAGCGGCCGGATCCGGCCCGGCGCAACGCAGGCGAACCGTGTCACCGTGCTCTGCGACGGGCGGCCCTGGGCGACGGTGCCGGTTGTGACGGATGCGTCGGGTGCCTCCTTCGCCTGCGAGCTGCCCTCGGTGACGGAGCCGACCGCCACGGCGGTGGAGGTGCGGGACGGGGCCGTCTCTCTCGGGGAGATCCGCGGCCAACGTGTGCCGCGCCGAAATGCCCATGGGCTCGACGCGGCGAGCGTACTCGCGGTCTACGATCGCCCGCTCTTCTCCGTACCGTGGCTGCGCTTCGACGGCGCTCACCTCGTCGTGTCCGGCTCTCACCTACCGCCGGCGGGCAATCCGGAGCTGCTGTCCGTCCGCTTCGGCGATGGCGTAGCATACACATTCGACTATCCCTTGCTGTCACCTGAGTTCGCCAATCATTTCTGGTATTGGCCGAACGCCGAGCACTCGAACTTTGTCCTAATAATCGACCTTCCGTCGTGCCGGGCCGGGAGCGACCCGTTCCAGTTCGAATTCGTCTATCCCGACATGGATTGTGGTTCGGTGCTGCCGGCGGAACACCACCGCATCGGCCGGCGGATCTCGATCCCGCCTCGCCTCGACATGTCGATCTGCTTTCCCCGTGACAGCACGCAGCTGACGCGCGTTCAGACTTGGTCGGATGACCAGAGCGTGACGTTCACGGGATACAACACCTTCAAGGCCCTCGAGGCCCTGTTCGCCCATTACGGCGTAACCAGACGGCCGGGCGTCAGCATTCTCGACTGGGGCTGCGGTCATGGCCGTGTCACCCGCCACTTCATCCAGAACTGGCCGGAGGCGAGGATTTCGGGTGCCGACATCGACGCCGAGAACGCGGGATGGTGCAGGCGGCACCTGAACGGCAGCTTCAGCACGGTACCATTGCTGCCGCCGACGGACCTTCCGGGCGCCAGCTTCGACGGGATCTTCGGCGTCTCGGTCATGACCCATCTGACCGCGGAGACCCAGGCGGTCTGGCTGGACGAGATCGCCCGGCTGCTCAAGCCGGACGGCGTGCCCCTGATCACCTTCGCGGGCCCGGCCGCCGCCGCCTTTTCTTCGGTGTTCCGCAGCCGCGCCTGGTGGCAGAATTGGACCGGCACGGGCTTCGACGACGCCCAGCACGATCCCGCACTCGACGGCAAGATCGAAGACAACACGTACTACCGGAATACTTTGCACACGGCCGAGTACACGCGGCGTGTGTGGTCGAGGCACGTCGACGTCGTCGATATCATTCCGAGTGCCATCGGCTACCAGGACATGGCCGTGCTGCGGCGCAAGGCTTGA
- a CDS encoding glycosyltransferase family 2 protein — translation MERKTQPKRCILDRVYLNNYNDHLKECENPFFHYLTIGKSAGFRPNPYNKGLWPSLTAPDEDAWANAIRANNIEKSEVVVIIPVYKGYNETLSAIHAVLCNPQQVPFALLVVNDGSPDQSLTQKLRALAELSYFAYLENEVNLGFVGSVNRALTHSEGKDVILLNSDAIPFGDWIDRLMWHAHADADVATITPMSNNATVYSYPVNNDNNRIELEASAKTLDDYSKICNSRLSSPVPTGVGFCFYMRRSVIDCVGLLDAETFGRGYGEENDFCLRASQAGFRNILAHDVFVYHAGGVSFDNIYSENMAEIERNLLLKHPVFLSLVHQHLLADPGREARARLDLYRAAKHLVDTGLSLLLIIAAAEYRLILTTW, via the coding sequence ATGGAAAGAAAAACGCAACCCAAACGGTGCATTTTGGACAGAGTTTACCTGAACAATTACAATGATCATCTAAAAGAATGTGAAAATCCATTCTTTCACTACTTGACAATTGGCAAGTCTGCTGGATTCAGGCCGAACCCTTATAACAAAGGGCTCTGGCCTTCTTTAACGGCCCCGGATGAGGATGCGTGGGCAAATGCGATCCGCGCAAATAATATTGAAAAATCAGAAGTGGTTGTGATAATTCCAGTTTATAAAGGCTACAATGAGACGTTAAGTGCAATTCATGCAGTTCTATGCAATCCCCAACAGGTACCATTTGCTCTGCTTGTTGTGAATGATGGAAGTCCAGATCAAAGCCTAACACAGAAGCTGCGGGCTTTGGCGGAACTTTCTTATTTTGCATATCTTGAAAACGAGGTAAATCTTGGATTTGTGGGAAGCGTCAACAGGGCACTTACGCACTCCGAAGGCAAGGACGTTATTCTCCTTAACTCGGATGCAATTCCGTTTGGCGACTGGATCGATCGCCTCATGTGGCATGCTCATGCTGATGCCGACGTGGCGACGATAACACCGATGTCCAATAACGCCACTGTCTATAGTTACCCCGTAAACAACGACAATAATAGGATAGAACTGGAAGCCTCTGCAAAAACCTTGGATGATTACTCAAAGATCTGTAACTCAAGACTGTCCTCACCGGTTCCGACTGGAGTGGGGTTCTGCTTCTATATGCGCCGCAGCGTGATTGACTGTGTAGGCCTCCTTGATGCTGAAACGTTTGGACGAGGCTACGGAGAAGAGAATGATTTCTGCCTGCGTGCGTCGCAGGCTGGTTTTCGCAACATTCTTGCGCACGATGTTTTCGTTTATCACGCAGGAGGCGTCTCTTTTGACAATATCTATAGCGAGAATATGGCCGAGATCGAGAGAAATCTTTTGTTGAAACACCCGGTGTTCTTATCCCTAGTCCATCAGCATCTTCTGGCGGATCCAGGCCGGGAAGCGCGTGCACGCCTCGATCTATATCGTGCTGCGAAGCATTTAGTAGATACAGGGCTATCTTTGTTACTCATCATCGCGGCGGCGGAATACAGACTCATACTGACGACTTGGTAG
- a CDS encoding glycosyltransferase, translated as MVERLEAEGVSVIILKIISDDALRVEYPRLSRFFLPLNSVDKLHISKNSELIGEIIDWISPTFIHIHSFVGLEFRSLQTFMGILDRGYKLFYTLHDNSPVCHRNDLVMPDGNYCRLMSVDVCRKCSMIDHQYVDAVDPEVRRNLYSEFLDKVDVIFAPSSDIADRMREHLPADKLIIRPHEEHLSIKCTDKGKIHQFQNGFSDSGSKSKIAVIGAIGPHKGSYVLHDLALDAKLRQLPIEYMIIGYSHMTDRMGSVGIHETGRYNSPMEAISLLYINNIDLVLMPSIWPETYCYTLSIALASGIPPVVFDLGAPAERLRNIEQGIILDYALKDDVKSVNDLFLRLDIGLLRQNARPYSEYIYADVVRDYYGMHLSTAS; from the coding sequence TTGGTAGAACGACTTGAGGCTGAAGGAGTCTCTGTAATTATACTCAAGATTATCAGCGATGATGCACTGCGTGTCGAATACCCAAGATTGAGTCGCTTTTTTCTTCCGCTAAACTCCGTCGACAAGCTGCATATCTCTAAGAATTCGGAACTAATTGGAGAGATTATAGATTGGATCTCACCGACATTTATACACATTCATTCCTTTGTTGGGCTCGAATTCCGTTCATTGCAGACATTTATGGGAATTCTGGATCGAGGTTACAAGTTATTTTACACGTTACATGATAATTCCCCAGTGTGTCATCGTAATGATCTGGTTATGCCGGATGGTAATTATTGTCGCTTGATGAGCGTTGATGTTTGCCGCAAATGTAGTATGATTGATCATCAGTATGTTGATGCCGTTGATCCTGAGGTGCGTCGAAATCTCTATTCCGAGTTCCTGGATAAAGTCGACGTCATTTTCGCGCCGTCCTCAGATATAGCAGACCGCATGCGCGAGCATCTGCCAGCAGATAAGTTGATAATCCGACCCCATGAGGAGCATCTGTCAATTAAATGTACCGATAAAGGTAAAATTCATCAGTTCCAGAACGGATTCTCGGATAGTGGTTCAAAATCAAAAATTGCTGTTATTGGTGCGATAGGACCACATAAAGGGTCCTATGTCCTTCACGACCTCGCACTTGACGCGAAACTGCGTCAGCTGCCGATCGAGTATATGATTATCGGATACTCTCATATGACCGACCGGATGGGAAGTGTCGGGATACATGAGACTGGTAGATACAACAGCCCCATGGAAGCTATCAGTTTACTGTATATTAACAACATAGATCTTGTTCTCATGCCTTCAATCTGGCCTGAAACTTACTGCTATACACTATCGATCGCCCTGGCGTCGGGTATTCCGCCTGTGGTATTCGACCTCGGAGCTCCTGCCGAACGCTTGCGTAACATTGAACAAGGAATAATCTTAGACTATGCTCTTAAAGATGATGTGAAATCCGTAAACGACCTCTTTCTGCGCTTAGACATTGGGTTACTCAGGCAAAATGCAAGGCCTTACTCCGAGTATATATATGCAGACGTCGTACGGGATTATTATGGTATGCATTTAAGTACAGCTTCATAA
- a CDS encoding RNA polymerase sigma factor: protein MDELTALIAPHIPALRRYAWALLRDCDAADDLVQDTLEHAVRRWHLRRQDGDVRGWLFTIEHNLFVSFRRRWARRGVHVSLDEALAVPGAPGAEEQIGMGDLLAGLDVLPTEQRSAILLVGVEGLSYTQAARALAIPVGTLMSRLSRGRERLQAYLDTGQLPRLRRVK from the coding sequence ATGGACGAGCTTACCGCCCTGATCGCGCCTCACATCCCGGCGTTGCGGCGCTACGCCTGGGCGCTTCTGCGCGACTGTGATGCCGCCGACGATCTCGTGCAGGACACGCTCGAACATGCGGTCCGCCGCTGGCACCTGCGGCGGCAGGACGGCGACGTGCGCGGTTGGCTGTTCACCATCGAGCATAACCTGTTCGTCAGCTTCAGGCGTCGCTGGGCCCGGCGCGGCGTCCACGTCAGCCTGGACGAGGCGCTGGCCGTTCCGGGAGCCCCTGGCGCGGAGGAACAGATCGGCATGGGCGACCTGCTTGCCGGGCTGGACGTGCTGCCGACCGAGCAGCGGAGCGCGATCCTGCTCGTCGGAGTCGAGGGGCTGTCCTACACACAGGCGGCTCGGGCCCTCGCCATCCCGGTCGGCACCCTGATGTCGCGCCTCAGCCGCGGCCGGGAGCGCCTGCAGGCCTATCTCGACACGGGACAGCTGCCGCGCCTGAGGAGAGTGAAATGA
- a CDS encoding anti-sigma factor family protein encodes MTRRDRPVGEDDLQAWIDGRLDPERQEAVQAMLADRPDLAQRLAAYQATQAALRARLQFKAEEPIPARLRVGGIAAAQRDTRKSRMLAAAVACLWLSLGGVIGWVANDLLGPNVPPGLGLRWAAMAREAIDAHRTFAVEVVHPVEVKASDQAHLAQWVAKRLGRSVLIPDLTPVGFHLVGGRILPAGQNIAAQFMFEEDKGTRLTVYVRTGEFGGGDVSFMRQGDVQTFYWVDDGCGYAVVGTFDRARLQTVAEQVFRQFEGPLRKNG; translated from the coding sequence ATGACGCGGCGCGACCGCCCCGTCGGCGAGGATGATCTGCAGGCCTGGATCGACGGCCGGCTCGATCCCGAGCGCCAGGAGGCCGTACAGGCAATGCTGGCCGATCGCCCTGATTTGGCACAGCGCCTCGCAGCCTACCAGGCGACGCAGGCCGCCTTGCGCGCGCGCCTGCAGTTCAAGGCCGAGGAGCCGATCCCGGCGCGGCTGAGGGTCGGCGGCATCGCCGCCGCGCAGCGGGACACGCGCAAGAGCCGCATGCTGGCAGCCGCGGTGGCATGCCTCTGGCTGAGCCTCGGCGGGGTCATCGGCTGGGTGGCCAACGACCTTCTCGGTCCCAACGTCCCGCCGGGTCTCGGTCTGCGCTGGGCCGCCATGGCACGGGAGGCCATCGATGCACACCGCACCTTCGCCGTCGAGGTCGTTCACCCGGTCGAGGTCAAGGCGAGCGACCAGGCGCACCTCGCGCAATGGGTCGCCAAGCGGCTCGGTCGCAGCGTGCTCATTCCAGACCTGACACCAGTGGGCTTCCATCTGGTCGGCGGCCGCATCCTGCCGGCTGGGCAGAACATCGCAGCCCAGTTCATGTTCGAGGAAGACAAGGGAACCCGCCTGACCGTCTACGTCCGCACCGGTGAGTTTGGGGGAGGCGATGTCAGCTTCATGCGGCAGGGGGACGTGCAAACATTCTACTGGGTCGACGATGGCTGCGGCTATGCCGTTGTCGGCACATTCGACCGGGCACGTCTGCAGACGGTGGCCGAGCAAGTCTTCCGGCAATTCGAGGGACCACTTCGCAAGAACGGCTGA
- a CDS encoding cysteine synthase A, giving the protein MDIRDSIIEAIGNTPLIRLRRASEATGCTILGKAEFMNPGQSVKDRAALYIIRDAEKRGLLRPGGVIVEGTAGNTGIGLALVGNVLGYRTVIVIPDTQTQEKKDMLRLCGAELIEVPAVPYANPNNYVKVSGRLAERLAGEEPNGAIWANQFDNVANRDGHVAFTGPEIWEQTQGRVDGFVCAVGTGGTLAGVGMALKERNSDIVIALADPMGAALYSYYTTGELRATGSSITEGIGQGRITKNLEGAPIDVAYQIQDEEAVPIIFDLLEYEGLCLGGSSGINVAGAIRLARQLGPGHTIVTVLCDYGTRYQSKLFNPDFLRSKNLPIPAWLERKSTINADLV; this is encoded by the coding sequence ATGGACATCCGCGACAGTATCATCGAGGCGATCGGCAATACGCCGCTCATCCGCTTGCGCCGGGCATCTGAGGCCACCGGATGCACCATTCTGGGTAAGGCCGAGTTCATGAACCCGGGCCAGTCCGTTAAGGACCGGGCGGCCCTGTACATCATCCGGGACGCGGAGAAGAGGGGCCTGCTGCGGCCCGGCGGCGTGATCGTCGAGGGCACGGCCGGCAATACCGGCATCGGTCTCGCGCTCGTGGGCAACGTGCTCGGCTACCGCACCGTGATCGTGATCCCGGACACGCAGACCCAGGAGAAGAAGGACATGCTGCGCCTGTGCGGCGCCGAGCTCATCGAGGTTCCGGCGGTGCCCTACGCCAATCCCAACAACTATGTGAAGGTCTCCGGCCGCTTGGCCGAGCGTCTGGCCGGCGAGGAGCCGAATGGGGCAATCTGGGCCAACCAATTCGACAATGTCGCGAACCGTGACGGTCACGTCGCCTTCACCGGGCCGGAGATCTGGGAGCAGACGCAGGGACGCGTGGATGGGTTCGTCTGCGCCGTGGGCACGGGTGGCACGCTGGCCGGCGTCGGGATGGCGCTGAAGGAGCGAAATTCGGATATCGTGATTGCGCTCGCGGATCCAATGGGTGCCGCACTCTACAGCTACTACACGACCGGCGAGCTGAGGGCGACCGGCTCCTCCATTACGGAGGGCATTGGCCAGGGCCGCATCACCAAGAATCTGGAAGGTGCGCCGATCGATGTCGCTTATCAGATCCAGGATGAGGAGGCGGTGCCGATCATCTTCGATCTCTTGGAATATGAAGGCTTGTGTCTGGGCGGCTCGTCAGGCATCAACGTCGCGGGCGCAATCCGACTGGCACGGCAATTGGGGCCAGGACATACCATCGTGACCGTATTGTGCGACTACGGCACGCGCTACCAATCGAAGCTTTTCAATCCTGATTTTCTGCGTTCCAAGAACCTGCCGATCCCAGCCTGGCTGGAGCGCAAGAGCACGATCAATGCTGACCTTGTCTGA
- a CDS encoding MBL fold metallo-hydrolase, producing MRSSAPTRRSPCTMRCEPVVTAFFERRTCSVQYIVADPASRECAIIDPVLDYDEKSGSIATESADALLHDIAERQLHVAWILDTHPHADHVSAACYLRERTGAPTGIGERIVEVQALWKTIYNLPDTFRADGSQWDRLFADGDRFAIGGLEAEVLFSPGHTLASVAYVIGDAAFIHDTLLMPDFGTARCDFPGGDAHQLWRSIERILALPDDTRLFTGHDYMPNGRAPAWESTVAEQRARNVHLQCAPTEKDFVALRQARDAALPLPKLILHALQLNIAGGQLPTPESNGRRYLKIPLGAFAMAQWD from the coding sequence ATGCGCAGTTCGGCTCCGACCCGTCGGTCGCCTTGCACGATGAGATGCGAGCCAGTGGTCACCGCCTTCTTCGAGAGGCGAACATGCAGCGTCCAGTACATCGTTGCCGATCCCGCCTCTCGTGAATGCGCCATCATCGACCCGGTCCTCGACTACGACGAAAAGTCCGGGTCGATCGCCACGGAATCCGCCGACGCGCTCCTGCACGACATTGCCGAACGGCAACTGCACGTGGCGTGGATCCTCGACACCCACCCGCATGCCGACCATGTCAGCGCAGCCTGTTATCTGCGCGAGAGAACAGGGGCACCCACCGGAATCGGTGAGCGGATCGTCGAGGTTCAGGCGCTCTGGAAGACCATCTACAACCTGCCAGACACGTTTCGCGCAGACGGTTCTCAATGGGACCGCTTGTTTGCTGATGGCGATCGCTTCGCGATCGGAGGCTTGGAGGCGGAGGTGCTCTTCTCGCCAGGGCACACGCTGGCCTCGGTGGCCTACGTGATCGGCGATGCTGCGTTCATCCACGATACCCTGCTGATGCCCGATTTCGGCACGGCGCGATGTGACTTCCCAGGCGGCGACGCGCATCAGCTCTGGCGAAGCATCGAGCGGATCCTGGCTCTCCCCGACGATACGCGGCTATTCACAGGGCATGATTACATGCCCAACGGGAGGGCTCCGGCCTGGGAGAGCACGGTTGCCGAGCAGCGAGCCCGCAACGTTCATCTGCAGTGCGCCCCAACAGAGAAGGATTTTGTAGCGCTTCGCCAAGCGCGAGATGCCGCGCTTCCTTTGCCGAAGCTGATCCTGCATGCCCTGCAGCTGAATATCGCGGGTGGCCAGCTGCCCACGCCCGAAAGCAACGGCCGCCGCTATCTCAAGATACCGCTCGGCGCCTTCGCGATGGCGCAGTGGGATTAG
- a CDS encoding peroxiredoxin: MALQIGDTAPDFEAETTAGRIRFHDWIGQSWCVLFSHPKDFTPVCTTELGYMAKIKPEFDKRNVKIIGLSVDPVESHARWVADIEETQGFSPNYPMIGDSDLQVSKLYGMLPAGTSGTSEGRSPADNQTVRNVFVIGPDKKIKLILVYPMTTGRNFDEVLRVIDSLQLTAQHRVATPVNWQQGEDVIIAGSVSDEEARRIYPQGWKAPKPYIRIVPHPAA, translated from the coding sequence ATGGCTCTTCAGATCGGTGATACAGCGCCCGACTTCGAAGCCGAGACCACCGCCGGACGAATTCGATTTCATGACTGGATTGGTCAGTCATGGTGTGTATTGTTCTCGCATCCAAAAGACTTCACTCCGGTCTGTACGACTGAACTTGGCTATATGGCCAAGATAAAACCCGAATTCGACAAGCGAAACGTAAAGATCATCGGGCTGAGCGTCGACCCCGTCGAAAGCCACGCCAGGTGGGTTGCTGATATCGAGGAGACCCAGGGCTTCTCGCCGAACTACCCGATGATCGGGGATTCCGACCTGCAGGTCTCGAAACTCTACGGGATGCTGCCGGCAGGCACGAGCGGCACCTCCGAGGGGCGCAGTCCGGCCGACAACCAGACGGTCCGGAACGTATTCGTCATCGGGCCTGACAAGAAGATCAAGCTCATCCTCGTCTACCCCATGACGACGGGCCGCAACTTCGATGAGGTGCTCCGTGTGATCGACTCCCTGCAGCTGACGGCCCAGCACAGGGTTGCGACGCCTGTGAACTGGCAGCAGGGCGAGGACGTCATCATTGCAGGGTCGGTATCGGACGAGGAGGCGCGCCGGATCTACCCGCAGGGCTGGAAGGCGCCAAAGCCTTACATCCGCATCGTGCCGCATCCGGCAGCTTAG
- a CDS encoding substrate-binding domain-containing protein, translated as MIRRFFLSRVLAFAAAILASAAAPAAEVRVVSSGGFAAAYRALAPEFERRTGHGLVTEWGPSMGQTPQAVPARLARGEPIDVVIMVGYALDDLIRQGKVSADSRTALARSGIALAVRAGAPKPDISSIDGLRRTLLAAKSIAYSDSASGVYIETELFRRLGIADAVKAKARMIPAEPVGAVVARGEAEVGFQQLSELKPVPGIEIVGLLPAEVQLYTEFSAGRVEGSRAPEAASALIGFLASPDAAGAIRESGMEPLPAGAAK; from the coding sequence GTGATCCGTCGCTTCTTCCTATCCCGCGTCCTCGCCTTCGCGGCAGCGATCCTCGCATCCGCCGCTGCCCCGGCCGCCGAGGTGCGGGTGGTCAGCTCGGGCGGGTTCGCCGCCGCCTACCGCGCCCTCGCGCCCGAGTTCGAGCGCCGCACCGGACACGGCCTCGTGACGGAGTGGGGCCCCTCGATGGGCCAGACTCCGCAGGCCGTGCCGGCCCGGCTCGCCCGGGGGGAGCCGATCGACGTCGTGATCATGGTGGGCTACGCCCTCGACGACCTGATCCGGCAGGGCAAGGTGAGCGCCGACAGCCGCACCGCGCTTGCGCGCTCCGGCATCGCCCTCGCGGTGCGCGCGGGCGCGCCGAAGCCGGACATCTCCTCCATCGACGGGCTGCGCCGGACCCTGCTCGCGGCGAAGTCCATCGCCTATTCGGACAGCGCGAGCGGCGTTTACATTGAGACCGAGCTGTTCCGGCGCCTCGGCATCGCCGACGCAGTGAAGGCCAAGGCGCGGATGATTCCGGCCGAGCCGGTCGGCGCGGTGGTCGCGCGCGGAGAGGCGGAAGTCGGATTCCAGCAGCTCAGCGAACTCAAGCCGGTCCCGGGGATCGAGATCGTCGGTCTGCTCCCCGCGGAGGTGCAACTCTACACCGAGTTCTCGGCCGGGCGGGTCGAGGGCAGCCGTGCGCCGGAGGCCGCCTCCGCCCTGATCGGCTTCCTGGCCTCGCCCGACGCGGCCGGCGCCATCCGGGAGAGCGGGATGGAGCCGCTCCCGGCCGGAGCGGCGAAGTAG
- a CDS encoding MFS transporter: MTDDTADPRPRSKAATVLRVTSGNFLEMFDFFLFGFYATYISRAFFPAGNEYASLMLTFVTFGAGFLMRPLGAIFLGAYVDRIGRRRGLIVTLTIMAAGTILIAFVPSYETIGLFAPFLVLVGRLLQGFSAGVELGGVSVYLAEMATPGRKGFYVAWQSGSQQVAIMASAAIGYGLSQALTPEAVGSWGWRVPFFIGCLIVPFLFYIRRSLEETQEFLHRKHRPSVGEIFASLGRNWRIVLLGMLLVVMTTVSFYTITVYTPTFGKSVLKLSATDSLIVTFCVAVSNFFWLPVMGALSDKIGRKPILLVFSALTLLTAYPALAWLVANTSFANMLIVLLWLSFLYGSYNGAMVVALTEIVPAHVRTAGFSLAYSLATALFGGFTPLISTWLIEETGNRAAPAFWLAFAGACGLVATLLVYRERSSARFGLAEGPAAV; this comes from the coding sequence ATGACTGACGACACCGCCGACCCGCGACCCCGTTCGAAAGCCGCCACCGTGCTGCGCGTGACGAGCGGCAACTTCCTGGAGATGTTCGACTTCTTCCTGTTCGGCTTCTACGCCACCTACATCTCCCGGGCGTTCTTCCCGGCCGGCAACGAATACGCCTCCCTGATGCTCACCTTCGTGACCTTCGGGGCCGGCTTCCTGATGCGGCCCCTCGGGGCGATCTTCCTCGGCGCCTATGTCGACCGGATCGGACGGCGCAGGGGCCTCATCGTCACCCTCACCATCATGGCGGCGGGCACCATCCTGATCGCCTTCGTGCCCTCCTACGAGACCATCGGTCTGTTCGCGCCGTTCCTCGTCCTGGTGGGGCGCCTGCTGCAGGGCTTCTCGGCCGGCGTCGAACTCGGCGGCGTGTCGGTCTATCTCGCCGAGATGGCCACCCCCGGCCGCAAGGGCTTCTACGTCGCCTGGCAGTCCGGCAGCCAGCAGGTCGCCATCATGGCCTCGGCTGCGATCGGCTACGGCCTCAGCCAAGCTCTCACGCCGGAGGCCGTGGGCTCCTGGGGCTGGCGGGTGCCGTTCTTCATCGGCTGCCTGATCGTGCCGTTCCTGTTCTACATCCGCCGCTCGCTGGAGGAGACGCAGGAGTTCCTGCACCGCAAGCACCGCCCGTCGGTGGGCGAGATCTTCGCTTCACTCGGCCGCAACTGGCGGATCGTGCTGCTCGGCATGCTCCTCGTGGTGATGACCACGGTCTCGTTCTACACGATCACGGTCTATACCCCGACCTTCGGCAAGTCCGTGCTGAAGCTCTCGGCCACCGACAGCCTGATCGTCACCTTCTGTGTCGCGGTGTCGAACTTCTTCTGGCTGCCCGTGATGGGCGCGCTCTCCGACAAGATCGGCCGCAAGCCCATCCTGCTGGTGTTCTCCGCACTCACCCTGCTCACCGCCTATCCGGCGCTGGCCTGGCTCGTGGCGAACACCTCCTTTGCCAACATGCTGATCGTGTTGCTGTGGCTGTCGTTCCTGTACGGGAGCTACAACGGAGCGATGGTGGTGGCGCTCACCGAGATCGTGCCCGCCCATGTGCGCACCGCCGGCTTCTCGCTCGCCTATTCGCTCGCCACCGCGCTGTTCGGCGGCTTCACGCCGCTGATCTCGACTTGGCTCATCGAGGAGACGGGCAACCGCGCTGCGCCCGCCTTCTGGCTCGCCTTCGCGGGTGCCTGCGGCCTCGTCGCGACGCTCCTCGTCTATCGGGAGCGCAGTTCCGCCCGGTTCGGCCTCGCCGAAGGCCCGGCGGCCGTCTGA